GTGATCGACACCGGCATCGGCATCGCGCCGGCCGATCTTGCGAAGATCTTCGAACCTTTCGAGCGCGGCGGATCGGCCCGGGCGCGGGAATTGCCCGGCACCGGGCTGGGCCTGACCATCGCCAAACTGCTGACCGAGATTCTGGGCGGCGAGATTTCCGTCACCAGCACCCCCGGCCAGGGCAGCCGCTTCCGCATCCGCCTGTTCCTGTCGGATGCGGGCGTGCACGATACGGGCGAGCCGGCGGCCCCGCCCCGGCCTGCGCGCGACGTGACCGGCTATGCCGGCCGGCGGCGGATGGTGCTGGTCGTCGATGACGACCCCTCGCACCGGTCGCTGATCGCCGATGTGCTGGCGCCGCTGGATTTCACCCTGCTGTTCGCGGCCGATGGCGAAACCGCCCTGGCGCTGGCCGAACGCTTCCGCCCCGATCTCGTGCTGCTCGACATCTCCATGCCCGATATGGATGGCTGGACGGCGGCCAGGGAGATGCGCCGGGCAGGGCTGGACCATACCGCCATCGTCATGGTCTCGGCCGATGCCCAGATCGACCGCGACCTGATCGATCATGCCGCGAACGGCGGTCCTCCGCCGCCCCATGACGCCTTCGTGCCGAAACCGGTGGATCTCGACCGGCTGGTGGAGACGGTGGGCCGGCTGCTGGCGCTGCGCTGGCTGCATGCCGACCCCGGGGCCGAGCCCGAGGCGGCGGCGGACACGACACCATCTCTGCCCCGGCAGGGTGCGGGCGCGGTTCTGGCGCCGCTGCCGGCAGAGCTGGTTCAGGATCTGCGGCGGCTGGCTGCCATCGGATATGTCCGCGGGCTGATCCAGCGGCTGGAGAGTGCGGCGGCGGACATGCCTGAACATGCAGCGACCGCCGGGCGGCTGGTCGCCATGCTGCAGCGGTTCGAACTGGCGGGGTTCGATGCGGTGCTCGACGGCTGGGATGCGGAAACCGGCCGTGCGGAAAGCCAACGGGAGAGCGGGGGATGATGATGACCAGGCCGCGCGATATCGTGCTGGTGGTGGACGACCGGGCGGAGACGCTGGCCCTGCTGACCGATGCGATCGAGGCGGCGGGGTTGACCGTGCTGGTCGCGGCAGAGGGCGCCCGCGCGCTGGACCTGGTGGAGCGGGTGACGCCCGATATCGTGCTGATGGATGCGGTGATGCCCGGCATGGACGGGTTCGAAACCTGCCGGCGGCTGAAGACCCGGCCCCATATCGCCCATGTGCCGGTGATCTTCATGACCGGGCTGGCGGAAACCGAGCATGTGGTGCGCGGCTTCGCGGCCGGTGGGGTGGATTACGTGCCCAAACCCATCGTGCCCGACGAGCTGATCGCCCGCATCCGCACCCATCTGGCCAATGCCCGGCTGGCGCAGAGTGCCCGCGCGGCGCTGGATGCCACCGGCCGCCATCTGCTGGCGGTGGACGGTGCGGCACGCCTGCTCTGGTCCACGCCCCAGGCCGAGGCCCGGCTGGCGGCGGCCTTCCCCTCGCGCTGCGGCGGGGGCGGGGCGGGGCTGCCAGGTGGGGGCCAGCCCGGTGGGAGCCAGCCTGGTGGGGGCCTGCC
Above is a genomic segment from Tistrella mobilis containing:
- a CDS encoding DNA-binding response regulator; the protein is MMMTRPRDIVLVVDDRAETLALLTDAIEAAGLTVLVAAEGARALDLVERVTPDIVLMDAVMPGMDGFETCRRLKTRPHIAHVPVIFMTGLAETEHVVRGFAAGGVDYVPKPIVPDELIARIRTHLANARLAQSARAALDATGRHLLAVDGAARLLWSTPQAEARLAAAFPSRCGGGGAGLPGGGQPGGSQPGGGLPAGFRLGAEATAWLAVPGAAEAGPLTLAVEAGLPLCLALIGRLGPDEILLRLTEGREVRDEDLLREAFGLTAREAEVLLWVANGKANRMIAEILELGPRTVDKHVERIFAKLGVENRTAAAAAALKVLAGR